Proteins encoded by one window of Zingiber officinale cultivar Zhangliang unplaced genomic scaffold, Zo_v1.1 ctg198, whole genome shotgun sequence:
- the LOC122036699 gene encoding putative chloride channel-like protein CLC-g isoform X2: protein MLADKYWTAFGVFAGSNLALLIFATAITAFVSTAAGGSGIPEVKAYLNGVDAPDIFSLRTLAVKIVGLIAAVSSSLHVGKAGPMVHIGACIGAIVGQGGSRKYGMTWRWLRYFKNDRDRRDLVTCGAAAGIAAAFRAPVGGVLFALESLSSWWRGALIWRAFFATAVVAVTLRALMDVCESGRCGLFGKGGLIMYNVTADNITYHLADLPPVILLGVIGGILGSLYNFLMLKVLQIFTLINQKGPAYKLLLAATVSIFTSCCLFGLPWLAPCRPCEKDDCRVIGHSGGYNNFQCPPNQYNDLAILFFNTNDNTIRKLFSSGTNDVFHKSSIMVSFVASYVLGIVSYGVAAPFGLFVPIFLTGAAYGRVTGMLMGTNTTLDHGLFAVLGAASFLGGTMRMTVSVCVIILELTNNLLLLPLVMLVLLISKTVADSFNPNIYHLILKLKCLPYLEDHVEPYMRQLTVSDVVTGPLRIFNGVEKVSYIVHILKTTGHHAFPVIDEPPFSSPPVLFGLILRAHLLSLLRKKHFLPTCSLAGSDASKKFVADDFAKRGSGKHDHIEDIELTAEEMEMFIDLHPFTNTSPYTVIETMSLAKALILFREIGLRHLLVVPKSSNRAPVVGILTRHDFMPEHILGLHPYLSESRWKRLRFQKSTFTRFYRACLMWACS, encoded by the exons ATGCTCGCCGATAA GTATTGGACTGCGTTTGGGGTTTTTGCCGGTTCCAATCTGGCCCTGTTGATCTTTGCTACGGCGATTACGGCGTTTGTTTCGACTGCCGCCGGCGGTTCAGGAATTCCAGAGGTGAAAGCTTACTTGAATGGCGTCGATGCTCCTGATATCTTCTCACTGCGCACCCTTGCAGTAAAG ATTGTAGGTTTGATAGCAGCTGTTTCATCCTCTCTCCATGTGGGCAAGGCAGGCCCAATGGTTCACATTGGTGCGTGCATTGGCGCAATAGTTGGACAGGGTGGGTCGCGGAAGTATGGCATGACGTGGAGATGGCTACGCTACTTCAAAAATGATAGAGATCGGCGTGACCTTGTCACCTGCGGTGCGGCTGCTGGCATTGCTGCTGCTTTTCGTGCTCCAGTTGGTGGAGTTCTTTTCGCACTCGAGTCATTGTCATCATG GTGGAGAGGTGCCTTAATCTGGAGAGCTTTCTTCGCAACTGCTGTAGTTGCGGTCACACTCCGTGCTCTGATGGATGTTTGTGAAAGTGGAAGATGTGGTTTATTTGGGAAGGGCGGGCTCATAATGTACAATGTTACTGCCGATAACATTACCTATCATCTAGCTGACTTACCCCCAGTGATCCTCCTCGGAGTGATTGGGGGGATATTGGGAAGTCTATACAACTTTCTTATGCTGAAGGTCCTTCAAATATTCACCCTAATCAACCA GAAAGGGCCAGCCTATAAATTGCTTCTTGCAGCTACCGTATCGATATTTACTTCATGTTGTCTGTTCGGATTACCATGGTTAGCACCTTGTAGGCCTTGTGAAAAGGATGACTGTCGTGTTATAGGTCACTCCGGCGGTTATAATAACTTCCAGTGCCCTCCGAATCAGTACAACGATCTAGCCATCTTGTTCTTCAACACCAACGATAATACGATCAGAAAACTTTTCAGCAGTGGCACGAATGATGTTTTCCATAAGTCATCCATCATGGTGTCCTTTGTAGCCTCATATGTTCTTGGCATCGTAAGTTACGGTGTAGCTGCACCTTTTGGTCTTTTTGTGCCTATTTTCTTGACCGGTGCTGCCTACGGGCGGGTCACGGGAATGCTAATGGGCACGAACACGACTCTAGATCATGGTCTCTTTGCGGTCCTTGGTGCTGCTTCTTTTCTCGGTGGAACAATGAGGATGACTGTGTCGGTGTGCGTCATCATACTCGAGCTAACCAACAATCTCTTGTTGCTTCCCCTGGTTATGTTGGTGCTCTTGATATCCAAAACGGTTGCTGACTCTTTCAATCCCAACATCTACCATCTGATTCTGAAATTGAAGTGCCTTCCTTATCTGGAAGACCATGTCGAACCGTACATGAGGCAGCTTACGGTAAGCGATGTCGTTACAGGTCCTCTACGAATTTTTAACGGTGTTGAAAAGGTAAGCTACATAGTTCATATATTGAAGACTACCGGCCATCATGCATTCCCTGTGATAGATGAACCACCATTTTCTTCTCCTCCTGTGTTGTTTGGTCTGATCCTCCGCGCGCATCTGCTAAGTTTGTTGAGGAAGAAGCATTTTCTGCCGACATGTTCACTTGCTGGCTCTGATGCTTCGAAGAAATTTGTGGCCGATGACTTTGCAAAGCGTGGATCAGGGAAACATGATCACATTGAGGATATAGAGCTCACTGCCGAAGAGATGGAGATGTTCATCGATTTGCATCCATTTACAAACACTTCGCCTTACACAGTCATTGAGACAATGTCACTCGCAAAGGCTCTCATCCTATTCCGGGAAATCGGCTTGAGGCATCTGTTGGTTGTTCCCAAGTCCTCCAAT AGGGCGCCGGTGGTCGGTATATTGACGAGGCATGACTTTATGCCGGAGCACATCTTGGGTCTGCATCCATACCTGTCGGAAAGCAGATGGAAGAGATTGCGGTTTCAGAAATCGACTTTTACTAGATTTTACAGGGCTTGTTTGATGTGGGCGTGCTCTTAG
- the LOC122036703 gene encoding zinc finger MYM-type protein 1-like, whose protein sequence is MARSALVSEGVNSWKRVNDGEKCAFLIHVGSLSSSHNRCVKCVQDLMKPKQNIDKVLNAQSTEEIIKNRLHLKATIEGLLWLATQGCSFRGHDESESSLNRGNFIELLKFQAHLNDEIAKVVLHNAPQNAKYTSPQIQKEILHILANKVRTMIRDELGDAKFCILIDEDQDESKKEQMSLIFRFVNNYGFLVERFFEILSVEDTTSTNLKKSISDIFVQHNIQIHNMRGQGYDGASNMCGEWNGLQALFLRDCPYACYVHCFAHRLQLTLVAAAKDVPSIW, encoded by the coding sequence ATGGCTCGTTCTGCACTTGTTTCTGAAGGGGTTAACAGTTGGAAGAGAGTTAATGATGGAGAAAAATGTGCATTTCTTATTCATGTTGGTTCATTGTCTTCATCACATAATAGATGTGTGAAATGTGTTCAggatttgatgaaaccaaagcaaAATATTGACAAAGTGTTGAATGCTCAATCTACGGAAGAAATTATAAAGAATAGGTTGCACCTAAAGGCAACAATTGAAGGTTTATTATGGCTTGCAACTCAAGGATGTTCTTTTAGAGGTCATGATGAATCAGAGAGTTCCTTAAATCGTGGAAATTTTATTGAATTGTTGAAATTTCAAGCACATTTAAATGATGAAATTGCAAAAGTTGTGTTACATAATGCCCCGCAAAATGCTAAATACACCTCTCCGCAAATTCAAAAGGAAATATTGCATATTCTTGCTAATAAAGTGAGAACAATGATTCGAGATGAATTGGGAGATGCCAAGTTTTGTATTCTTATTGATGAAGATCAAGATGAATCTAAAAAAGAGCAAATGTCCCTTATTTTCAGATTTGTTAATAATTATGGATTTTTGGTGGAACGCTTCTTTGAGATTTTGAGTGTTGAGGACACAACATCAACAAACCTTAAGAAATCAATTTCTGACATCTTTGTTCAACACAATATTCAAATCCACAACATGAGAGGACAAGGGTATGATGGTGCAAGTAATATGTGTGGTGAATGGAATGGGCTTCAAGCATTATTTCTTAGAGACTGTCCATATGCCTGTTATGTACATTGTTTTGCTCATCGTTTACAGTTAACATTGGTTGCAGCTGCTAAGGATGTGCCTTCTATTTGgtaa
- the LOC122036699 gene encoding putative chloride channel-like protein CLC-g isoform X1, translating into MADAAGASKEELAPASSSPEEEVEEEELIGTLKESLLEHLSLNLRRHAPNNTSQVAIVGSNLCPIESLDYELVENELFNQDWRSRGRSAILRYVFLKWTFCLFIGLVSGAIGFFNNLSVENVAGLKFATVSDLMLADKYWTAFGVFAGSNLALLIFATAITAFVSTAAGGSGIPEVKAYLNGVDAPDIFSLRTLAVKIVGLIAAVSSSLHVGKAGPMVHIGACIGAIVGQGGSRKYGMTWRWLRYFKNDRDRRDLVTCGAAAGIAAAFRAPVGGVLFALESLSSWWRGALIWRAFFATAVVAVTLRALMDVCESGRCGLFGKGGLIMYNVTADNITYHLADLPPVILLGVIGGILGSLYNFLMLKVLQIFTLINQKGPAYKLLLAATVSIFTSCCLFGLPWLAPCRPCEKDDCRVIGHSGGYNNFQCPPNQYNDLAILFFNTNDNTIRKLFSSGTNDVFHKSSIMVSFVASYVLGIVSYGVAAPFGLFVPIFLTGAAYGRVTGMLMGTNTTLDHGLFAVLGAASFLGGTMRMTVSVCVIILELTNNLLLLPLVMLVLLISKTVADSFNPNIYHLILKLKCLPYLEDHVEPYMRQLTVSDVVTGPLRIFNGVEKVSYIVHILKTTGHHAFPVIDEPPFSSPPVLFGLILRAHLLSLLRKKHFLPTCSLAGSDASKKFVADDFAKRGSGKHDHIEDIELTAEEMEMFIDLHPFTNTSPYTVIETMSLAKALILFREIGLRHLLVVPKSSNRAPVVGILTRHDFMPEHILGLHPYLSESRWKRLRFQKSTFTRFYRACLMWACS; encoded by the exons ATGGCGGACGCCGCGGGCGCCTCGAAAGAGGAGCTGGCTCCTGCTTCCTCGTCgccggaggaagaggtggaggaAGAGGAGCTGATAGGAACCCTAAAGGAGTCGCTTTTGGAGCATCTTTCGCTTAATCTCCGCCGCCACGCCCCCAACAACACCTCCCAAGTCGCCATCGTCGGCTCCAATCTCTGCCCCATAGAGAGCCTTGATTACGA GTTAGTCGAGAACGAGCTCTTCAACCAGGACTGGAGGAGCCGAGGCCGGTCGGCTATACTTCGGTACGTCTTCCTCAAGTGGACCTTCTGCCTCTTCATCGGCCTCGTCTCCGGCGCTATTGGCTTCTTCAACAACCTCTCCGTGGAGAACGTCGCCGGCCTCAAGTTCGCCACCGTCTCCGACTTGATGCTCGCCGATAA GTATTGGACTGCGTTTGGGGTTTTTGCCGGTTCCAATCTGGCCCTGTTGATCTTTGCTACGGCGATTACGGCGTTTGTTTCGACTGCCGCCGGCGGTTCAGGAATTCCAGAGGTGAAAGCTTACTTGAATGGCGTCGATGCTCCTGATATCTTCTCACTGCGCACCCTTGCAGTAAAG ATTGTAGGTTTGATAGCAGCTGTTTCATCCTCTCTCCATGTGGGCAAGGCAGGCCCAATGGTTCACATTGGTGCGTGCATTGGCGCAATAGTTGGACAGGGTGGGTCGCGGAAGTATGGCATGACGTGGAGATGGCTACGCTACTTCAAAAATGATAGAGATCGGCGTGACCTTGTCACCTGCGGTGCGGCTGCTGGCATTGCTGCTGCTTTTCGTGCTCCAGTTGGTGGAGTTCTTTTCGCACTCGAGTCATTGTCATCATG GTGGAGAGGTGCCTTAATCTGGAGAGCTTTCTTCGCAACTGCTGTAGTTGCGGTCACACTCCGTGCTCTGATGGATGTTTGTGAAAGTGGAAGATGTGGTTTATTTGGGAAGGGCGGGCTCATAATGTACAATGTTACTGCCGATAACATTACCTATCATCTAGCTGACTTACCCCCAGTGATCCTCCTCGGAGTGATTGGGGGGATATTGGGAAGTCTATACAACTTTCTTATGCTGAAGGTCCTTCAAATATTCACCCTAATCAACCA GAAAGGGCCAGCCTATAAATTGCTTCTTGCAGCTACCGTATCGATATTTACTTCATGTTGTCTGTTCGGATTACCATGGTTAGCACCTTGTAGGCCTTGTGAAAAGGATGACTGTCGTGTTATAGGTCACTCCGGCGGTTATAATAACTTCCAGTGCCCTCCGAATCAGTACAACGATCTAGCCATCTTGTTCTTCAACACCAACGATAATACGATCAGAAAACTTTTCAGCAGTGGCACGAATGATGTTTTCCATAAGTCATCCATCATGGTGTCCTTTGTAGCCTCATATGTTCTTGGCATCGTAAGTTACGGTGTAGCTGCACCTTTTGGTCTTTTTGTGCCTATTTTCTTGACCGGTGCTGCCTACGGGCGGGTCACGGGAATGCTAATGGGCACGAACACGACTCTAGATCATGGTCTCTTTGCGGTCCTTGGTGCTGCTTCTTTTCTCGGTGGAACAATGAGGATGACTGTGTCGGTGTGCGTCATCATACTCGAGCTAACCAACAATCTCTTGTTGCTTCCCCTGGTTATGTTGGTGCTCTTGATATCCAAAACGGTTGCTGACTCTTTCAATCCCAACATCTACCATCTGATTCTGAAATTGAAGTGCCTTCCTTATCTGGAAGACCATGTCGAACCGTACATGAGGCAGCTTACGGTAAGCGATGTCGTTACAGGTCCTCTACGAATTTTTAACGGTGTTGAAAAGGTAAGCTACATAGTTCATATATTGAAGACTACCGGCCATCATGCATTCCCTGTGATAGATGAACCACCATTTTCTTCTCCTCCTGTGTTGTTTGGTCTGATCCTCCGCGCGCATCTGCTAAGTTTGTTGAGGAAGAAGCATTTTCTGCCGACATGTTCACTTGCTGGCTCTGATGCTTCGAAGAAATTTGTGGCCGATGACTTTGCAAAGCGTGGATCAGGGAAACATGATCACATTGAGGATATAGAGCTCACTGCCGAAGAGATGGAGATGTTCATCGATTTGCATCCATTTACAAACACTTCGCCTTACACAGTCATTGAGACAATGTCACTCGCAAAGGCTCTCATCCTATTCCGGGAAATCGGCTTGAGGCATCTGTTGGTTGTTCCCAAGTCCTCCAAT AGGGCGCCGGTGGTCGGTATATTGACGAGGCATGACTTTATGCCGGAGCACATCTTGGGTCTGCATCCATACCTGTCGGAAAGCAGATGGAAGAGATTGCGGTTTCAGAAATCGACTTTTACTAGATTTTACAGGGCTTGTTTGATGTGGGCGTGCTCTTAG